A stretch of Fusarium poae strain DAOMC 252244 chromosome 2, whole genome shotgun sequence DNA encodes these proteins:
- a CDS encoding hypothetical protein (SECRETED:SignalP(1-21)), whose amino-acid sequence MHLLNGKAAVVALALLNSCNALKVTILADTNRDGKVDKNDVTGKSTWTNNKGALILPNIGDTGRRCAKKWGPSADIQGDESYLDKCNDASDNVQRNPKYLAPLKTLPLTSLSASAKGSISIADKAAASKVRIFVKQSGKWNYVAADHVFTAKDLSSGLELGVDARDVRRPQGWNGYAKIQFTVTDGKAKATDAVAVRVAPVLTHHHGQHAQRIFTTGVNEAGFNRIQEEYVADLLRNVGNAGIKEPVFQFHNQDIWTQDFFETGYASIPGPNGPVSIRIMIRSVQSTRRSGRDAFHDLRNDQVGAVQHPGDGDSIDSTGNLETIPPYSHNGKSFPVGRTIMGAWEGRAPLMVEFLKAQQVQDPLILDTSWLYVGHVDEFIQFLPSDNKRGWVIMVADPMKGVDLLKNAAKAGHGQVKAVSRPLSAGEKKEKLCLPRQTIAETLKFKQFDAINKHSAERIQANLDIIKQETGITEEEIHRVPTLFYYTESNSWLCAGESSSQTAETASTQPQKAASNSGITMKASQGGPSFKAKSIVEAATPKKSVHRRVIDPATQVTTLYPDSVNSLVMTDSRVLVPNPWGPVINKQDIFAAAVSEIYANVGYNVTYQDDWFSHYRLQGDVHCGSNSWRDIPKKWW is encoded by the exons ATGCATCTTCTCAACGGGAAAGCGGCAGTGGTCGCCTTAG CGCTTCTTAATTCCTGCAATGCTCTGAAGGTCACCATCCTCGCAGACACCAATCGtgatggcaaggtcgacAAAAACGACGTTACTGGCAAATCTACCTGGACAAACAATAAGGGCGCTCTAATTCTTCCCAATATTGGCGATACTGGTCGCCGTTGCGCCAAGAAATGGGGTCCAAGTGCTGATATCCAAGGAGACGAATCTTATTTGGACAAGTGTAACGACGCATCAGACAACGTTCAGCGAAATCCCAAATATCTCGCTCCACTGAAAACTCTCCCTTTGACCAGCTTGAGTGCATCTGCCAAAGGTTCAATCTCCATTGCCGACAAAGCAGCCGCCTCCAAAGTCCGAATCTTTGTCAAGCAGAGCGGCAAGTGGAATTACGTGGCTGCAGACCATGTCTTCACTGCCAAAGACCTGAGCTCTGGACTCGAGTTGGGTGTTGATGCCCGTGATGTCCGTCGCCCTCAAGGCTGGAATGGCTATGCCAAAATCCAGTTCACTGTCACCGACGGCAAGGCCAAAGCAACTGATGCCGTTGCTGTGCGAGTTGCGCCAGTACTGACACATCATCATGGACAACACGCCCAGCGCATCTTCACGACCGGCGTTAATGAAGCAGGTTTCAACAGAATTCAGGAGGAATACGTCGCTGATCTGTTGCGCAACGTTGGTAACGCTGGCATCAAAGAGCCTGTCTTTCAATTCCACAACCAGGATATCTGGACACAGGACTTTTTCGAAACTGGCTATGCCAGTATCCCTGGCCCTAACGGCCCTGTTAGCATCCGCATCATGATTCGGTCTGTCCAGAGCACCCGAAGATCAGGTCGCGACGCTTTCCACGACCTTCGCAACGATCAAGTTGGCGCTGTTCAGCACCCTGGTGATGGTGACTCAATCGATTCTACTGGTAACCTCGAAACCATCCCACCTTACAGCCATAATGGAAAGAGCTTTCCCGTCGGTAGAACCATCATGGGTGCATGGGAGGGAAGAGCTCCTCTCATGGTGGAATTCCTCAAAGCTCAGCAGGTCCAGGACCCTCTGATTCTCGACACAAGCTGGTTATATGTTGGCCACGTGGATGAGTTCATTCAGTTCCTCCCTAGTGATAACAAGCGTGGCTGGGTCATCATGGTTGCTGATCCGATGAAAGGTGTTGATCTATTAAAGAATGCGGCCAAGGCTGGCCATGGTCAAGTCAAGGCTGTATCGCGGCCCCTGTCGGCaggcgagaagaaggaaaaatTGTGTCTGCCCCGACAGACCATTGCCGAGACCCTCAAGTTCAAGCAATTTGATGCTATCAACAAACATTCAGCTGAGCGCATCCAAGCAAATCTCGATATCATCAAGCAAGAGACTGGCATCACAGAGGAAGAAATCCATCGCGTCCCTACACTATTCTACTATACCGAGTCGAATAGTTGGCTATGTGCTGGTGAGAGTTCGTCTCAGACTGCAGAGACCGCTTCAACACAGCCTCAAAAGGCCGCAAGTAACTCGGGTATCACAATGAAAGCTTCACAAGGCGGGCCTAGCTTCAAGGCCAAGTCCATTGTCGAGGCAGCTACTCCCAAGAAATCTGTTCATCGCCGTGTGATTGATCCCGCTACTCAGGTCACGACTCTTTATCCAGACAGCGTCAACAGTCTGGTTATGACAGACTCTAGGGTTCTGGTGCCCAACCCTTGGGGTCCTGTGATTAACAAACAGGACATCTTTGCGGCTGCCGTGTCCGAAATATATGCCAATGTCGGCTACAATGTTACATACCAGGATGACTGGTTCTCTCATTATAGGTTGCAAGGAGATGTTCATTGCGGTAGTAATTCGTGGAGGGATATACccaagaagtggtggtgA
- a CDS encoding hypothetical protein (SECRETED:SignalP(1-17)), translating to MSLSKLLMAVCLAAAHAKPLSPSKVSRRQNPSPSNYPLEDACGNEWKYLNFDPNNDGDRARLELLHDVLCSGELRGISSWGAFAASERQTSENVVYDVFFDTEDDSPSKVNDVLITIAGADTVGIMAGSKVGDMIIDNKDFGGSTGNSCNNEGTLAYTVVDQDGDEREKIHFCDIAYEKKVHAADIDCGSLDKYPSTKMDTFSRVALHETLHYSTIGPKSTLGEQIVDQLNEDDKPAYDPERAHGLNDPKQDNQPGKSEINADNYAWMSLDAIISSRCIETTDREPWHKFFTASPPKYS from the exons ATGTCTCTATCAAAGCTTTTGATGGCGGTTTGTCTTGCAGCTGCACATGCCAAACCACTATCCCCGTCCAAGGTCTCTCGTCGCCAGAATCCTTCGCCATCCAACTATCCTCTCGAGGATGCCTGCGGTAATGAATGGAAATACCTCAATTTTGATCCTAACAATGACGGAGATAGGGCTCGTCTAGAGCTACTCCACGATGTACTTTGCTCCGGTGAGCTTCGTGGCATTTCGTCTTGGGGCGCGTTTGCTGCTAGCGAGAGGCAAACGTCCGAGAACGTTGTCTACGACGTATTTTTTGACACAGAAGACGATTCACCCTCAAAAGTCAACGACGTCTTGATTACCATTGCGGGGGCAGATACTGTGGGCATCATGGCAGGGTCAAAGGTTGGCGATATGATCATTGATAACAAAG ACTTTGGCGGAAGCACTGGTAATAGTTGCAACAACGAGGGGACTCTGGCCTATACAGTGGTTGACCAAGACGGtgatgagagagaaaagatcCATTTCTGCGACATCGCCTACGAGAAAAAGGTCCACGCAGCTGATATTGATTGCGGCAGCCTTGACAAGTACCCCAGCACCAAGATGGACACCTTTTCTCGCGTTGCACTCCATGAGACTCTGCACTATTCCACGATCGGACCCAAGTCGACACTAGGTGAACAGATCGTCGACCAATTGAACGAAGATGACAAACCTGCATACGATCCAGAACGTGCCCACGGTCTTAACGACCCAAAACAAGATAATCAGCCAGGCAAATCGGAGATCAATGCTGATAACTACGCATGGATGTCACTTGACGCTATTATAAGCAGTCGGTGCATTGAAACAACAGACAGGGAGCCGTGGCACAAATTCTTCACTGCGAGCCCCCCAAAATACTCTTAA
- a CDS encoding hypothetical protein (SECRETED:SignalP(1-24)~TransMembrane:1 (n12-19c24/25o473-497i)): MNQCSGPSWPRLLIACCLMGTSIAQKDPTDNFCRRFGHQTAVVDRKLYIDGGIINYQPPRENFTNTFFTYNDLDTVSDEAMPEFHTGLSKNGTIPSVEGGILWEDSINKRLYLYGGDYEDAPTEPFSLYSYDILYDEWHNYGSPPNSVKAASYGAGVSVPSRGEAYYYGGWLSEKSIQDWGGERLASSGLVKYIMDSNKWSNVSGPDDVGRAEGAMVYLPVGDDGMLAYFGGGQDLYGNGTLEPQPMDEILLYDMANTRWYTQKTSGDAPGNRRRFCGGVTWAQDRSSYNIYIFGGRGFPPFETGYDDIYILTIPSFQWIRGPYPGYENGTGTYPKSMMSCNVVDNAQMLVIGGSYANATEKICDVPPIQGVHNMNLGKQNEEDAIWARYQDDLTTYEVPDDIRTVIGGSATGGATETTPVSGFADPDLEVLMGRTAESGTRSATRATSTSTKTPSPSPSDEPSSSSSLSGGAIAGIAVGCSVASILALLGCGFLIYRRRKHYSGPRGVAAPPPQGETAMAHNAMSPGQSTSPGGWDQHHVSSPAGTTPSHGVESAVWPAHNRSASELTGHPDLKRNDRPVELPANEDMHEVNHNGLSPLSNASPQQSEWSHRH; the protein is encoded by the exons ATGAACCAGTGTTCGGGACCATCATGGCCACGGCTTTTGATTGCCTGTTGTCTAATGGGCACCTCAATTGCCCAGAAAGACCCAACCGACAATTTCTGTCGGCGATTCGGTCATCAGACTGCTGTGGTGGATAGGAAGCTTTACATCGATGGGGGCATCATCAACTACCAACCGCCCAGGGAGAACTTTACAA ACACCTTCTTCACATACAACGACCTCGATACCGTCTCTGATGAGGCTATGCCCGAGTTTCACACCGGCCTGTCAAAAAACGGAACGATACCCAGTGTCGAAGGCGGTATTCTGTGGGAAGACTCCATCAACAAGCGACTTTACCTCTACGGCGGCGATTACGAAGACGCTCCAACGGAACCCTTCAGTCTGTACAGCTACGATATTCTCTACGACGAATGGCACAACTATGGGTCTCCTCCCAATTCAGTCAAGGCTGCCAGTTACGGTGCTGGAGTCTCGGTACCATCGAGAGGCGAGGCATATTACTACGGCGGATGGCTCAGTGAAAAGTCTATCCAGGACTGGGGGGGAGAGAGACTGGCTTCGAGTGGTCTGGTCAAGTATATCATGGACTCAAACAAATGGAGTAACGTCAGCGGCCCCGACGACGTGGGAAGAGCTGAGGGCGCTATGGTTTACCTCCCGGTGGGAGACGATGGAATGCTGGCCTACTTTGGAGGTGGTCAAGACTTGTATGGGAATGGGACGCTTGAACCTCAACCCATGGATGAGATCCTACTCTACGACATGGCGAACACGAGATGGTATACGCAAAAGACATCAGGCGACGCACCTGGTAATAGACGGCGATTTTGTGGTGGCGTGACATGGGCTCAGGATCGGTCAAGTTACAATAT TTACATCTTTGGCGGTCGAGGTTTCCCTCCTTTCGAAACTGGCTACGATGATATCTACATCCTGACCATCCCAAGCTTTCAGTGGATTCGTGGACCATATCCAGGCTACGAAAATGGTACCGGAACTTACCCTAAGAGCATGATGAGTTGCAACGTCGTCGACAACGCCCAGATGCTCGTAATCGGTGGAAGCTACGCAAATGCCACGGAGAAAATATGCGATGTACCACCTATTCAGGGCGTACACAACATGAACTTGGGCAAACAGAATGAGGAAGATGCGATTTGGGCACGATACCAGGACGACTTGACCACGTACGAAGTACCGGATGATATTAGAACCGTGATTGGAGGCAGTGCCACAGGCGGTGCGACCGAGACAACACCCGTCAGCGGTTTTGCTGACCCCGATTTGGAAGTTCTCATGGGACGCACAGCTGAGTCGGGCACAAGAAGTGCGACGCGAGCAACTTCAACAAGTACCAaaactccatctccatctccctCAGACGAaccatcgtcatcctcatcactcAGTGGTGGAGCCATAGCAGGAATAGCGGTCGGCTGCAGTGTCGCCTCTATCCTGGCACTTCTCGGCTGCGGATTTCTGATTTATCGCAGAAGAAAGCACTACAGCGGACCTCGCGGCGTGGCGGCGCCACCGCCGCAAGGTGAGACGGCTATGGCGCACAATGCCATGAGCCCTGGTCAATCAACTTCGCCTGGGGGCTGGGATCAACACCACGTATCATCACCTGCAGGCACGACTCCGTCTCACGGCGTAGAATCAGCGGTATGGCCCGCTCACAATCGTTCTGCATCGGAGCTGACGGGTCATCCTGACTTGAAGAGAAACGATCGACCTGTCGAGTTGCCTGCTAATGAGGATATGCACGAAGTGAATCACAATGGACTTTCACCCTTGTCAAACGCGTCACCACAACAAAGTGAGTGGTCGCACCGACATTAA